The stretch of DNA AGGACGCCGAGGATGACGATGACGATGACGATGACGATGACGATGACGATGGCGATGACGATGGCGATGACGAGGAACTGTGCGAAAGTAGCGAGGATGAGAAAGTTGGTAATGCATCGGTATCGAATTTCAAAACAGAGTACACGGCGGAAGACAGAGAGGCTGAGGCGGCGGCGATTGGTTACAAGGTGGTTGGCCCGCTCGAGCGCTCCGACTGGGTTTTCAAGCCCTACGAGCCTATTTTCGCTGTCGTTCAGGTTCGTTTTcgccattttattattattttgatggtGTTTTTTATTGGGTGTTTATGGGGTACTGATTACCATGCGGTATCTGCAGATTGGATCGCACCAGTTCAAGGTGAGTAACGGGGATTGCATCTTCACCGAGAGATTGAAATTCTGCGAGGTGAATGACAAGGTGGGTTCTCTTGTATTTACGTGGTCGGGTATAAATCGCATGATATGTAATGCATTGTTGATTGGTGGGCTCAAAGATATCGTTTAAAAGTTAGGGAATGAACATTGTGTTTCTCATTGTATATCGTGTTGATGCGTTTCGGGATGAATGATTGGGTGTGTTGTCTTCTGGACTTGCCATAGTCTCATAAATATCGAGCATGCTTCTGGACTTGCCACAATAGGATATCATACGGCTTGATCCACTTGTTGTGTGATTAACTCGCGTGAACAGTTTGGTTCATGCTTGTAACCTTGCCTTCATCGGGTGGATTGTTCCTTTTCTTCAATACGttccaaatgaaaaaaattattttgtccACCGagtattttatgttaaaatatagTGGCTCAATTGTGAGATCAGTGTTCTTTGATTCTTTAATAAGTCAACTCAAAGAGTAGATTTTGTTGCTAAATAAAGTGCACTTTTGGGCCcttttggataatgagatgagataaataaaatattgttagaatattatttttaatattattattattttgggatttgaaaaagttgaattatttattatattttgtatgagaatttaaaaaaattgtaatgatgaaatgagttgagagtgtttctgtaTCCTAATGAGGCCTGTCTGAGTTTCATGCCACACAGGTTTCTGTCTTTCTATGTATATTTCCCCTTTTTCCGTGGGAAGATATCTTCAATCCTCCGTATAGCTTTTAGCTTCTTTTCATGAATGACTTGCTCTTTCTCATGAGAAAAAATACTCAAAGAGGAAGTTGGTTTTATTTACCGGTCTTGGAAGGTTCTGGGTGGTATTTCACAACTCACAGCTGTGTGTGTAGAAGATGGCTCCTATATGTATTCTATGGTGCCtatggaaggaataaaatgatcAGACTTTTAAAGATAAGGAGTGCTCATTGGAGGAGATTAGATTGTTCTTTGTTTAAACTTTATTCCTTTGGGCTAAAGCTGTAGATTTCAATGGCCTAAATTTTCACGATTTGCTTGTTTCTATTTCATCCTCCTAACTAGGTGTTAACTTTTGTGTACcttctgtgtacttgggctatgcctattcttattaccATAatctattacttatcaaaaaaaaatttaccggTCTTGGTTTACCTTTAAAGAGGGAGAGATTGAAGGGCAACTTTCAAAAAAAGTGGAAGACCATTTATGTTTACTAATTTTGGATGTTGAGCAGCTAAGATTAATGTGATCAATTGGGCTGGCCAGTTTGTGCTATTTAACGAAATctcattacttatcaaaaatattaatgtGCTCAGTTAAACGGTGACTAAAATGCATTTTAAGATGGAATATTAGGAATGTATGTTGGCAAGAAGTTGTATGTAGTGCCAGTTTGGGTGAAAATGAGACACTGAGAAGATGAACTTGTTATTGGCATTGAACTCAGCCTGGATGATGTTCACTTCATTTTGCAGTTATTTATCCTTTTTGTAAGGAAGTTAAAGATTTGTGTGGCAAAATGGAATTCATGCAATTGAGCTTGTATAACTCAGATATAGGACTGAGGCCTTGTTGATGAAAGTTTAGGTGAAGTCAAAGTGTTAAACTTGATTGTAAagcaattaaaattaatttatattttccttgTTAATTTATGCTCTAGCCAATTTGATGTGTAActgaaattaatatatgattccTTTGGTTTTAATTATTGTTGTCTTGTCTGTAGTTTACTGGAGAGTTATCTAGTTTACTTTCTCCATGGAGTTCAAACATCTATTTATTTCAATTAGctgattaatttattaattcttCCTTGTCTTTGTTTGTTGCAGTTGATCTTGAACAAGATCCTCTTGCTCGGCACCAGTAGTCAGACCATTATTGGCAGGCCCATTGTACCAAATGGAGCTGTTCATGCAGTTGTTGAGGAGCACGTGAGTGttactgctctctctctctctctctctctctctctctcatgtatATGGTAATTGTGCAAATGTGTTCTCAAGTGCACATAATCTTTTCAATCAATTGGTGACATCTCTTCCAAGATTAATTACAGAGGAAGAGGGGAATTCTAGATGTGGAGAGTTGCTTAGTTCAGAACAGAAATAGTAATTATATTTGGGTTCAGGGAAATAATACCAAACTggatatttaattttgttatacCCCAGAATACTGAAGGTCTGATCTTTTATATGATACGCAACACCGcagataaatatattacattgaACAGGGTTGGGGTCGACCCTGGCAACTCTTTGAACTTTACAAAGGCAATCCTTGACCAACGATCTAGATTAATGGGTTGCTGCAAATTATGTTTCGATAAGTAGGGTTGCTGAGAATTATAGaagtaataagaaaaatgaaccCAATCAGGCAATCTTCTATGTACCCCAAGCTAGTGATAGATTGAGGGCATGCTGGTTTTGACGGTTTGGATATGATTAAGGACCTCTAAAAAGACCACCTGAAGGTGCTGGTGCTAGTTGAAAAATCGTAAAATGCATGGCAGAGGGAAAACGCATGCAGATAAGATAACTAATGTGACTCCATCTTATATAGATCTCTgtcttttctaaactttattttcttctgaTAAAAACATAGAGCTTTTGTGAAACATGGTGAAAGTTATGgcatctcttttttcttgggCATTCAGTTATTTTCTTATGTTTCTCTTTCTCACAGGCATTAGATGCAAAGGTAATTATctttaagaaaaagagaaggaagaacTATCGTCGCACCAAAGGACATCGCCAAGtatgtttttgaaatgaaattggCTGAACAAGTGCATTGTGCTTACATCATGgttgtaatttttctttatctatGGTTATCCTCAGGAGCTGACTAAATTAAGGATAACTGATATTCAAGGAATTGAGAAACCTGAAAAGATAGTCACTGGGACGCCTTCAAAGGGTTCCGGGAAGAAGCCAGAAAAAGTTGCAGTTGCTGCTTAAGAGGTTTTGCCCGAGGCTATATACACCAACATTAATGGATGTCCATGTTTATATCATctgtgttttgaatttttgatgCTATATGATGAGCATGATCACATTCTAATTGGGACCATGTACATCTTGGATGTCAAGTCGAGCAGATAACCAACCACCATCCAATTGGGCAGATGTTGGACTTGTGTTTCCCTTTATCTTTTGTAGTTAGCAGTTCGAATCGTTAAACCTTTTGTGTAATCAATCAATTTTGTTCCCAAAACAGAGATGTTTTCGAGGTCTTAGAGAATTACATATTTGCTCCTAGATTCTACCTAACTCTAGGAGCCTAAAGCATATAATGTGGTTGCAACCTCGTGTAATAAATCTTCTTGTATCCCTTTAAATGGCACATTTTGCACATTACATAATGATCATACCTACTTTGCATTGATTTTAATCCTTTTAAAGTCAGAAATTTATGGGCTCAAAATCGAAACTTAGAGTTTTGAGGTACACCCTCATGTCTTGTATCTGTCAAACTCAAATAATCTATGCTCATGAAAAGTGGTTCTAGGATGGCAGGAATGTGTCTGTGGTGCGTATTGGAGCAAATACGATTATTTACTCTGTCGTGCTTTACGTGTCCATTGACTCttgatttcaaataatttttttccagtATTTAAGCTATGTCGTTGAAAGTGCTTGAGACTCCATAATTAGCTACTCCCAACTGGTTAGATCTGTATGTTTTTTGCTAGTGGAAGCTGAGTATTATACTCTCAAATGTGACAAAGATGTTAAGAGTAGACAGTATTGCTCCCATCGCTACTTCTCACCTCTTTTTATCGTCTTTCTTCGGCTTGGGTGTGCCCTGTGGATTTCAGTCCAGCCCAAGACCGATAAAAGTGTTTGATAATTCATGGGGTCATATGATCTTTAACTCTCTTTTGCTTTCAGATAAAACTTTATGCCATGTTTGAATaaccaaaacatatatatgattGCAATATATGAGTCGACAAACATGCATGCAAAACGAGTTACTTCTCGTTGTCATTTTGCAGTCGATTCGACTAAAGCTGGAATTCAATAGACctgaaaaaatgaatagatggatatggatggatggatggatggatggagaAAAACACTTTCGTGGATGGGCTAATTATGCAGAATGGAAATTGGAAAAACAGATTTCAACACGTTTTATGCTACTAAAAAGTACATGTGGCCACGTATAAATTtgtgggatatatatatatatatataatatatggataAAGACGTGACAGAGCAGTCCATCTCCAACAACAGTAGAGGGCTAGATCTAGGAAGTCCCATCCACTCCAACTCCTCCCTACCGAAAGCAATCGCATTGGcgtacaaattaattaatacacATCGTATGGCCAAATAGCTTAGGATGAAACTTTATGTTACGGAATTTGAAATACTAACTAGGAAATGGTATTTGAGAGATCATGGTTGGTTTCCTCAAGAATCAACATCATTCCTCTATGATAAAATCGAACCAATCTTATAAGAAGTGATGGTGTggaaataaataagataatctTTATACTGTTTGGCGCTTTTGTTGGCTACTCCCACAAAACTCAAATCAATGAATGCCAGCTGTGTTCAAAAGCCTTTATAACCCACTACCAAGTTTGGGTCATTCTCCAAAATAgtgtttcctctctctctctcgatgtATTGATATTAGTAGTGCCCTATGGACAGGTGGGGCTTGTTTATAGGTCATTTGGGGACCCCCCAATTAACCCATCTTTATGggttttgctctctctctctctctctctctctctctctctctctctctctgatgctTCCGATTCAAGTCCAAAGCTTCTCTGTGATTCATGTGTTAATTAGTAATTGGAGAATATCCCATTCCATGAAGCGAAGTGGTTCTTAAGTGGACTCGCTTTCTTGGCGGCGACCTATCCATTACCCCTTTCTGCaacaaactatatatgaaaactgACATGGTATTCCCTCCCTCTATCCCTGGTGATCTCTGTGCTCTCTCCCCACCTCCatttaatatatgatattatgattatGGTAATGGAATTCTTTGTCACAATAATTTTGTCCACTTCTTTTCACTTTGGCCATAACAGGTCTCCATTGCAccatttaacaataataatgtcCAGAGTTTAAGTAGTGTtctgtattttatttatattaagcGCTGTAGATTGCGATAAACATGCATGCTGCTCCATCCAGCTTCCACTTTATATGTCACTGTCATTTACCGATCAGAGACACCTTTTCCGTTTTGTTCGATAGAACATGGTGGGGTTTTTTATTTGACTTGTATCACTCCTTGGTCTTTTCCTAAAAACATTAGGCCGGCAATGGACCACTTAAAACAAGAGGTGAAAattcgaagagagagagagagagatttcttataaaaatatatacgcGCGGATATGAACACGTTGACATGGTCGCTAGATCTGTGCATCATATCACAAGCTCTGTTCATCTTTTACAATGATTGAGCAGTTGAAATGggcaattctcaatcttctgcAAAACAATAATTGAAGCAAGGGCATCGATCTTCTTTATTGGGTATAGAGGGAGTCATGTGCTGTGTAGATAACGTCTTTTATATTCcgaagaaatgatatttattggagtaatattatatacagttgtGGAATGTGTAAATGTCATACAGTTGTTTTAAATAAgagtaaaatctattattaaaaaataaatttcttttcatgtaggtttcatatttatttatgttttttaaaatgactgcacggcgtttacacactcacgactacaagtatcatttctctatagtTGTGAGTGTACAAGTGTCAcgtaatcatttaaaaaaataaatataaaattcacatgaaaataaaattaattttttaattgtagaccttacattttcaaaataattgcacGACATTTACGCACTCTATGACTGTACGTAACATTACcccttatctaattattataattcttttaaatttctacacaaaatataataaaaattttaactttttcaaatttcaattcaaacttttttaaattttaaaataaaaataatattaaaaaaatattttaataatattttattctaacttttaattttaattttaattcattttataatctCATCTAACAAAACAAACGATGCCGGCTCCCAAATGCGTACACCTGTACAAAAACCAATATCATTCTTCCATTGAAAACAGGAATTAAGCAAGCATCGAATGAATTAGGAATAGTGGCCCGATCCCCAAGATGGGAAGTACTATTAGACATGCAAAAGGGTGGATGATCTGTAGTAGTGGATCATACTGGCCGGCTGGGAAAGTAAACATTCATTTTGAGCCAAAAACAGAAagcaataataaaatgaatcattCTTcgtgtttgtttctttttacgAAGTCCATGATctattagctagctagcgttGGTTCATACGAGGCTTATTGTTAGTACTTCATCATAGATCAGGTTCCTAATTTAAGGAAACaacatatgatataataaacgcTTGAACATGGGAACTCTCCTTACTCCACCATATTTTCTGTATTTAGTCCACTGGACCCAGCAGTACTATCGCCATCGATCCCTAGTGGTTTATAATGCGACTGGTTAATggataattattaattaaaattttcgaattatatcaactttttttttcttattaaataaagATAATGCGCCTCTCGCTCCGGCCTAGTGGATCTCATGATCCTTCTGAtcatcatgattatatatatttttttaaataaatatttccctTTCATAATTTAAAGATAACGGATGATCCAGTACTTATAATAAACAAGATGGTCacattaattataattgtttgTCCTGTTTGTTAGCCTCCACAACAGTCACAGGAAAAGATACTCATGACCTAGCTAGGTTAATTTATAAAACCTTTTGCATGCAAACAACAGTATTGAAAACTTTTAATATACAATATGCACGCAGATATTTCCTTGGAAAAACCATTTGTGATCTGTGTACTTAAACATGGGCTCAAAGATTAATAGATCAGGCGagtaagcatatatatatatatatatattatatatattggtgcGCTAACTGAAGAATTATGTATAAATCTCTTCCAATATTTGTTAATTTCAAGTTGAGCCATAAATGGGTTACTTTTATTGTCGTTACCGTACACTTTTTACATCATGTGTTCGTGGTATTTATCAATTCAGATGATCTTATTGTACGTTAGATACGTTAATAGAAAGTTCATAGAAAAACATGTTCTTCTCATAATGAGATATTCTGAAAGGCTGCCTAGCAGAGAGAgattacagagagagagagagagagagagattctgaaTGCACTTTTTGTGACTCATCTAGAACATTGATCAGGTGACAGCCATTTTTGTGACTCATGATCTAGAACATGCATGTGACAGCCATTTTGTGAGTGATCTAAAACCCTCCACCATGTGTCGATTTTCCATTCAAAAgtagataaattataataagatctGTATCCACGTTCAACGGTATAAGGCTCTGAGGATTTTGAGAATATCTCTAGTACTGTGCTAATATACCACATAGCTCATTTAACAATAATTACGCTTATATGTCATGAGTTGTCGATCAGTGCGTGGAAACTAGTCATCTTCAACATGCAGCTTGTATTGGGTAGAATATGCTTCTATTGTTTTCCCAAAGAATAGGGTTATACCGAGCAAAGTGCCAATTAAAGACCTTGAGCGCACAGTATCTTGCCAACCGCTGCCACTTATAACGATGAGAGGGATAAGCCAGTTCTGGATATTTTGAACTCGATATCAATCTGATCATCTGATGGATCCTAATTGTACTGTACCAGCTGCTATACAGCGCTTTGTATATAAGCTGGCACCCTATTATTCTTAAATGAATAATTCCATTTGACTTTTTTACATTCATTTGCTTGTGATATTCTATGTGTTCTCTGATGCATATGTACCATCCACTATGCTCAATATAGAACGTTCGTTataatcacaaatatttttgtgCGCGAACGAGAGAGAGACGTTGCCCTCGCCTAATAATATTGAGGAGTGATAcagttataaagaaattatataaaaataatcttataaactgACATTATTTATGTAATctatcatatttatatatatatatatatatatattaatggagcTTGATGAGCAGCGCATGCAtggatgatcatgatcagtttgGCTTCGCAAAATTTGTGCAACAATACTAAGTTAGTCTAAATATGGTGCATGGCTGGCTATAATAACCAGGCATTCGATCGTAAGTACTCTTTCCTCGGATATATgtcacttttataaaatacttaccaaaaaatagattaattacTAAACATCCCAGTTCAGATCTGATCAGCTTGTACGTACGTGTGGTTTGGTCCTTAATTTGCGAAAACGTCTTTGGTTCAGATTACTTGAATTTGGAGGCATATTCATGAGGGCATGCACTACATGACAAAATGCACGCCTAGAATTAAAACTTTAGCAACTGTGTGCGATCcagcaaaaagaaaagcatataATGGATTATACAAAGTACataaactgcatgcatgcagtaattAGGAATCTGTCATTTTCATTGCAACGTGTGTTTAGCAAAGTGTATGATATGTCTTTTCGGCAAGATATAGATGCAGTTGTCTCGTTTTTCAAATGAAGATTGTACCTAAAAGAGGATCTTCATAATCCTAAGGAAAATGTAGTACCGTTGAAAAAGAACCAGTTTGCCTGATTTGTTTTCTCACTCCATATTATATTCTTGTTCTTCCCTATAAACAATCAAAACCAGTAATTTTGCATTTGTGTTAAAAGTACTTTTCTTTTGGAAAACACTGTCCATAGAAGATCTTCTAccgaaattatttttattatttttaaatttttttcttttttacttaatgattaagtaaatgtttttaaatgaatatgtatttttttttaaaaaaaatagctaaatacttttaaaaaaatgttaaagaaaaagtacaaaaaaataataaaaaaaaagagttgaagtGTTGGGTAGAGAATTTCGATAGAAATTCTTCATGAACATAGCAAcgtccattttcttttttgtatgcTTACTATATATACAGATATATGTGTTCATATTTACTCGATCGACCAAACTtgttattttcatctttatGGAAATAATTTAAAGTGACTTCCATTATTGCTTCTAAAAAGTGGCCTACTTCAACAAGCATTAGCAATGtcctaaatattatttataaccTGCACGTTCGTTAATATGTATTCGTTCTTTGGCCTGTACAGATCAGAAGAGTTCTCGGTTTTCATCTTTCATTAATTCAACATCTTTTTCTCGTATTATTCTTCATGGATATCCAGAAGATCAAGAGTAGACATGCGCTTGGCATGAATAAATGGTGCAAGCTGGAGAGCCATCATATATTGAAACAAACACTACTTGtctgaactatatatatacgtacattgGAGAAAGTCAGGATTAatagttcttatatatatatatatatatatatatatatatatgtagcaatTAGTCGGAAACGCctcatggcatgcatgcatgcgtgatttttatttattttgtagagaaaTGATGATTACAACATGCATGATCAATAAGGCCGTTCATATTACGTGTAAAGcataaatgagtttaaatgCTTAATGACTTCATCATGATTATTGATTAATTGGTTTCTCttaacacacatatataaatatatatatatatccttgttTATGATCAAAAATATGATTTCACAATAATAAAACGTGTGATGTTGTAATTAATGTATGATCAAGCTAGCATATACTCTTTTGGAATATTGGatccttttaacttttaaaagcTACTTACGTACGTGAACGTTAACATGTGAAGGCCATTATCGTGGGAAACTAAAGCAAGCTGCAGCCATCGCCAAAagtgtttgtatatatatataatggaaaatgTTAGTGGAGCCATTCAATCTTAtcgttcatgtattttaatttttttaatattttatttaataattaaataagtaattattaataaaattatatattttttatttttttaataattaaaaatattttaaaaaaataataacaaatttataattagcAATACGACCAACTATAAATGATGGGCAGCCTGCTAGCACCTTCCATATATAATTTGGTCTGCTAGCTGACATACATCAACAGAACATTTTAagaatatcaaattaattatataatcttaactaaaaaaaagcataattctagtattattatatatataatttatttaattttcatatggcatttaaatcttaaaatataaatagtttttGTAACTCTAgctctttttccaaaaattcactttcctttattttttgaattatataATCTACAATATTTACTTTCTAGAATCAACAATCTAATCACCCCTTTCTAGAACCAATAATTTAATCTTCTCTTTCCTAGAAgtatacaaattaattaaactataaacaaaaaatagaaattatttccTTATATCAATCTCTAGCtcttaattgtatatatctagtattctttaaaaaatgatttgtataattttaaaacgTATAAATACTGCAtacttcttttaataaaaataataaatataaaatttttattttttattttttaataatgaattttatttta from Juglans regia cultivar Chandler chromosome 4, Walnut 2.0, whole genome shotgun sequence encodes:
- the LOC109011511 gene encoding 50S ribosomal protein L21, mitochondrial — translated: MANRRCLLALTRYASALFSTNSSLSSLLTPLPLTGQSLKTITSKLAHDYTTIGPTRCSHWSHPRHFSSNRDTEAEGENEDAEDDDDDDDDDDDDDGDDDGDDEELCESSEDEKVGNASVSNFKTEYTAEDREAEAAAIGYKVVGPLERSDWVFKPYEPIFAVVQIGSHQFKVSNGDCIFTERLKFCEVNDKLILNKILLLGTSSQTIIGRPIVPNGAVHAVVEEHALDAKVIIFKKKRRKNYRRTKGHRQELTKLRITDIQGIEKPEKIVTGTPSKGSGKKPEKVAVAA